The Marivirga tractuosa DSM 4126 genome contains the following window.
GAAGAAGTTGGTGGATTACTTCTTGAAAGAGGTGCGAATGTAACAGAAGCAAGAACTACTTACCTTGATTATCTTTTCGAAGGATTTGTAAATTACGAGAATACTTTTGCAGACCTACATAATGTAAAATCAACAGTTGGTGTGTCATTTAACGAGACTTCTTTTCAATCGTTAAGTGGTACTGCTTTTAATATCCCAAATAATTCACTCGATCTGGCTGATATTTCTACAAATCAAGCAGTTAGTGGTTATTTGAATCAAGTATCTTCAGCTCAGAATGTTGATCGATTGAGTTCAATTTTCTTAAGAGGAGAGTACGATTTCGGCAAGCGATATTTATTTTCTGGTGTGATTAGAAGAGATGGGTCAACTAGGTTCGGTCCAAATAACAGATTTGGATATTTTGGATCACTTTCTGGTGCATGGGTTATATCTGATGAAAGCTTTTATAATGTTGATGCTATTGAATTTGCAAAATTAAGAGTAAGTCATGGTTGGTCAGGAAATGACAGAATTGCTTCTTATGTATACAGAGCAAATTTAGGTGGAGAAGCGCAATATGTGTTTGACAATACCATAGTTAATGGTGTGGCAATCGGAATCGCACCAAATCCAAGTTTGCAATGGGAGTCAACGCAGCAAACCAACATTGGATTAGATTTGTCTCTATTTAATAGTGTAGATATTGGAGCAAACTACTTCCTTAAAAATACAGAGAATTTATTGATTCAAGCGCAAGCTTCAGCAATTTTAGGTACTTATGGTGCCGGAAGTGCTCCCCCCTTTGTAAATGCAGGAACTGTACAAAATCAAGGGATTGAATTTGACTTGAATTATGAGTTCAAACCATTGGATGACTTTAGCATCAATGTTAATTATAACTTCACTTATCTAAGAAATGAAGTTACTCAATTACCAGCAGGTACAGATTTTATTCCTGGAGTTCAATTTGGTGTTGGTGGTAATACAGCAACTAGATTTGAAGAAGGATTTCCAATTGGATATTTTATAGGATTAGAAACAGATGGTGTTTGGCAAACTGCAGAGGAAATTGCGTCAAGTTCAGTTCAGCAGCCAGGTGCTCAGCCAGGAGACTTAAAATATGTCGATCAAAATGGTGACGGTGTAATAAGCTTTGGTGATGATTCAGATAGAACCATGATAGGTTCTCCAAATCCTGATTTTATCATGGGATTGAACATTAATGCAAAATATAAAGGCTTTGATTTAACAGCTAGTGTGACCTCCATAATTGGAAATGAGATTATAAGAAATTATGAGAGACAACAGCCATATGCCAATCAACTGGCTTACAATATAAATAGATGGACAGGTCCAGGTTCTACAAACGAATATCCACGATTGACTACTGGCCAAACCAGAAATAATGAATTTTCGGATTTCTATGTAGAAGATGGTTCATTTGCTAGGGTCAGAAATATTCAAGTTGGCTATAATTTACCTAAGAACCTTTGCGAAAGTTTGAATATGACCAGCATGCGAATCTATATCGGTTCAATTAATCCATTTACATTAACAAAATATATGGGATTTGACCCGGATATTAGTTCTGCTAATCCATTAGCTAGGGGAGTTGACTATGGTCAATATCCGCAAGCAAAATCATTGATGGGTGGTTTTAATATTAAATTTTAAATATAGATATCATGAGAATATATAATAAAGTATTTAGTTTTTTTATACTGCTAGTGGGCAGTATAGTTTTAAATTCTTGCGATGATAAGCTCGATTTAGAGCCTTTGTACTCGCAAGATGCAGATTCTTATTTCAGCACTCCAGCTGACTATGAAAGAGCATTAGTTGGAGCATATGATTTGATGCAAACATCATATTTGAATCTTTGGATTGGTGAAATTGCTTCTGATAATGCAATTGCCGGTGGTGAAAGTGTTAACGATACACAAGGGTTGCATGAGATAGAAGCTATGAATCACAATGCAGTTAATAATGAATTGAGAAGTGTTTTTCAGTTTAATTATGCAGGAATTACCAGAACAAACTATTTGTTTATAAATAAGGATAATATAGATTTTCCTGGAAAAGAGGTTTTATTTGGTGAAGCACATTTCTTAAGAGCTTACTATTACTTTCAATTGGTTAAGTATTTTGGAGATGTCCCATTAATA
Protein-coding sequences here:
- a CDS encoding SusC/RagA family TonB-linked outer membrane protein, with the translated sequence MKHYLLIAVLLLTSYFSYAQERTVSGKVTDESNNSMPGVNIMVMGSSAGTTTDIDGNFKLSVDPEATLRFSFIGYSTVEVPVNGRSVIDVQMSPDLQSLNEVVVVGYGSTSKKELTGATAQVDGDKIEERNVPRVDQALQGQLAGVNVSTNSGAPGGSSNINIRGISTNGNSSPLIVVDGIIYEADGLNALNPNDIESINVLKDGTAGIYGVRAANGVIIIETKKGKKNAKPTLNLSGYYGVQRTAKKLDLLNATEYATLKNEAFVAGNQTPPFNNTNLGEGTDWQDLVFRDAPIQNYNISVSGGTEKTTYNIGGSYFGQEGIVGGSKAFFERYNGRLNFTTEILPKLKLTNVLLYTNEYSKAIPQGGIGSVLYNATNAYPTEPLRTDGRYSYLINVADIINPVAQIENTYNNSRVNKIVGKQELTYDILDNLSASGRVAYTYSLVDYKQFNPLVFYGSGKNQNSALNADLDPQTTLIGEEVGGLLLERGANVTEARTTYLDYLFEGFVNYENTFADLHNVKSTVGVSFNETSFQSLSGTAFNIPNNSLDLADISTNQAVSGYLNQVSSAQNVDRLSSIFLRGEYDFGKRYLFSGVIRRDGSTRFGPNNRFGYFGSLSGAWVISDESFYNVDAIEFAKLRVSHGWSGNDRIASYVYRANLGGEAQYVFDNTIVNGVAIGIAPNPSLQWESTQQTNIGLDLSLFNSVDIGANYFLKNTENLLIQAQASAILGTYGAGSAPPFVNAGTVQNQGIEFDLNYEFKPLDDFSINVNYNFTYLRNEVTQLPAGTDFIPGVQFGVGGNTATRFEEGFPIGYFIGLETDGVWQTAEEIASSSVQQPGAQPGDLKYVDQNGDGVISFGDDSDRTMIGSPNPDFIMGLNINAKYKGFDLTASVTSIIGNEIIRNYERQQPYANQLAYNINRWTGPGSTNEYPRLTTGQTRNNEFSDFYVEDGSFARVRNIQVGYNLPKNLCESLNMTSMRIYIGSINPFTLTKYMGFDPDISSANPLARGVDYGQYPQAKSLMGGFNIKF